A section of the Coregonus clupeaformis isolate EN_2021a unplaced genomic scaffold, ASM2061545v1 scaf1744, whole genome shotgun sequence genome encodes:
- the LOC121555477 gene encoding potassium voltage-gated channel subfamily A member 3-like, with the protein VWLLFEYPESSGPARGTAIVSVLVILISIVIFCLETLPEFRDVQKEPVPVAPVINGTEPYFSSPFSDPFFVVETLCIIWFSFELLVRFFACPSKATFSRNIMNIIDIVAIIPYFITPGTELAEQQGNGQQAMSLAILRVIRLVRVFRIFKLSRHSKGLQILGQTLKASMRELGLLIFFLFIGVILFSSAVYFAEADDPDSGFSSIPDAFWCAVVTMTTVGYGDMHPITIGGKIVGSLCAIAGVLTIALPVPVIVSNFNYFYHRETEGEEQTQYLHVGSCQPLAAETEEDGGMRKKSSSSSLSKNEYMVIEEHRALNSSTFKEQQNFSTTTIATMTTMTQNNTANSISISKKIFTDV; encoded by the coding sequence gtgtggctGCTGTTTGAGTACCCTGAGAGCAGTGGTCCGGCGCGGGGGACAGCCATCGTCTCCGTCCTCGTCATCCTCATCTCCATCGTTATCTTCTGCCTGGAGACGTTACCGGAGTTCAGGGACGTTCAAAAGGAGCCCGTCCCCGTGGCTCCCGTTATTAACGGCACCGAGCCGTACTTCTCCTCTCCGTTCTCTGACCCGTTCTTTGTGGTGGAGACGCTGTGCATCATCTGGTTCTCCTTCGAGCTCCTGGTCCGGTTCTTCGCCTGTCCCTCCAAGGCCACGTTCTCTAGGAACATCATGAACATCATAGATATCGTGGCCATAATACCGTATTTTATAACACCTGGCACGGAGCTGGCAGAGCAGCAGGGGAACGGGCAGCAAGCCATGTCCCTGGCCATCCTCAGGGTCATCCGGCTGGTCAGGGTGTTCAGGATCTTCAAGCTGTCCAGACATTCCAAGGGGCTCCAGATCCTGGGCCAGACCCTGAAGGCCAGCATGCGGGAGCTGGGcctcctcatcttcttcctcTTCATCGGAGTCATCCTCTTCTCCAGCGCTGTTTACTTTGCAGAGGCCGACGACCCAGATTCCGGCTTCAGCTCCATCCCAGACGCCTTCTGGTGCGCCGTGGTCACCATGACTACCGTTGGCTATGGCGACATGCACCCAATAACCATCGGCGGGAAGATCGTCGGATCGCTCTGCGCCATCGCTGGCGTGCTGACCATCGCCCTGCCCGTCCCCGTCATCGTGTCCAACTTCAACTACTTCTACCATCGGGAGACGGAGGGGGAGGAGCAGACGCAGTACCTCCACGTGGGAAGCTGTCAGCCGCTGGCGGCCGAGACGGAGGAGGATGGGGGGATGAGGAAGAAGAGCAGCTCTTCATCGCTCAGTAAGAATGAGTACATGGTGATAGAGGAACACAGAGCACTGAATAGCAGCACCTTCAAAGAGCAGCAGAACTTCTCCACGACAACCATTGCTACCATGACAACCATGACACAAAACAACACAGCGAACAGCATCAGCATTAGCAAGAAGATTTTCACGGATGTCTAG